From one Streptomyces sp. N50 genomic stretch:
- a CDS encoding NAD(P)H-dependent oxidoreductase: MDTDITPTQPLTVTVVIGSNRHGRFGPVVADWLLTHVRDHPDLTLQVVDVADTGHLPTTLAPTPEATTALAGITPKLSSADAFVVLTPEYNHSYPAGLKNLIDWHFTEWRAKPVALVSYGGLAGGLRAVEHLRQVFAELHAVTVRDTVSFHNAGASFDDDGRLKDPSAPDAAAKAMLDQLVWWGRALKDARQVRPLV, from the coding sequence ATGGACACCGACATCACCCCCACGCAGCCGCTCACCGTGACCGTCGTCATCGGCAGCAACCGCCACGGCCGCTTCGGCCCGGTCGTCGCCGACTGGCTCCTCACCCACGTCCGCGACCACCCCGACCTCACCCTCCAGGTCGTCGACGTGGCCGACACCGGCCACCTGCCCACGACCCTCGCCCCGACCCCGGAGGCCACCACCGCACTCGCCGGCATCACCCCGAAACTGTCCTCCGCCGACGCCTTCGTCGTCCTCACCCCCGAGTACAACCACTCCTACCCGGCCGGCCTCAAGAACCTGATCGACTGGCACTTCACCGAGTGGCGCGCCAAGCCCGTCGCCCTCGTCTCCTACGGCGGCCTCGCGGGCGGCCTGCGCGCGGTGGAGCACCTGCGCCAGGTCTTCGCCGAACTCCACGCCGTGACGGTCCGCGACACCGTCTCCTTCCACAACGCGGGCGCGTCCTTCGACGACGACGGCCGCCTCAAGGACCCGTCGGCCCCGGACGCGGCGGCGAAGGCGATGCTGGACCAACTGGTCTGGTGGGGAAGGGCGTTGAAGGACGCGCGCCAGGTTCGGCCGTTGGTCTGA